In the Pirellulales bacterium genome, one interval contains:
- a CDS encoding lipase, with amino-acid sequence MRRLCTHSALLLGAFVLQAGLAPAEEPAGFMRWPVIRANFLADPPNVVAPTRGGTQLWGDVVCCGRWRIQRHVVTGHCRLLDPDDVRRAWGSQEACLDHLEKLKERGAVEPVRGTVVLVLHGLIGTRQQMGPLVEALAEESTWTVISIAYPSTRASVADHAAALRSIMANLDGAKEIHFVAHSLGNLVVRHYLADHALAHQGRHDPRLGRFVMLGPPNHGSRVADRLGGNVIFDTTLGESAQQMAHRWSELEPHLATPPCEFGIIAGGRGNDSGFNPLLDGDDDGTVRVAEARLVGASDFILVDALHSSMMMSKTVQQHTRRFLRTGAFRADGVREPIGEDDVAP; translated from the coding sequence ATGCGCCGTTTGTGCACCCATTCCGCACTGCTGCTGGGGGCATTCGTATTGCAGGCTGGGCTGGCGCCGGCCGAGGAGCCGGCTGGCTTCATGCGCTGGCCCGTCATTCGTGCGAACTTCCTGGCCGATCCTCCCAACGTCGTCGCGCCGACGCGCGGCGGAACGCAATTGTGGGGAGACGTTGTTTGCTGCGGCCGTTGGCGCATCCAGCGCCACGTCGTGACCGGACACTGCCGGCTGCTCGATCCCGACGATGTGCGCCGTGCCTGGGGCAGCCAGGAGGCGTGCCTCGACCATTTGGAAAAGCTCAAAGAGCGCGGCGCCGTCGAGCCGGTGCGCGGCACGGTCGTGCTGGTGCTGCACGGCCTGATCGGGACCCGCCAGCAGATGGGCCCCCTGGTCGAGGCCCTGGCCGAGGAGAGCACCTGGACCGTCATCAGCATTGCCTACCCCAGCACCCGCGCCTCGGTGGCCGATCATGCCGCGGCCTTGCGTTCGATCATGGCCAATCTCGACGGCGCCAAGGAGATTCACTTCGTCGCGCACAGTTTGGGCAACCTGGTCGTGCGTCATTATCTGGCCGATCACGCCCTCGCTCACCAGGGGCGGCACGATCCACGGCTGGGACGGTTCGTGATGTTGGGCCCGCCGAACCACGGCTCGCGCGTGGCCGACCGGCTGGGAGGGAACGTGATCTTCGACACGACGTTGGGAGAATCGGCGCAGCAAATGGCGCACCGGTGGAGCGAACTGGAACCGCATCTGGCGACGCCCCCCTGCGAGTTCGGCATCATCGCCGGCGGGCGCGGCAACGACAGTGGCTTCAATCCTTTGCTCGACGGGGACGACGATGGCACGGTGCGCGTCGCCGAGGCCCGTCTGGTGGGCGCAAGCGACTTCATTCTGGTCGACGCCTTGCACTCGTCGATGATGATGAGCAAAACAGTGCAGCAGCATACGCGACGATTCCTCCGTACCGGTGCCTTTCGCGCGGACGGCGTCCGCGAACCGATCGGCGAGGACGACGTCGCGCCTTGA
- the rny gene encoding ribonuclease Y, with protein MESNVVTVLVTAAVAAVMTFVLIKMLDYLRQTDAEKRAREIIERAERDIETRRKEAELAAKELAIQVKAEGEKELGVIRQELHERDRMLDKRQDALEQQGDQLRKQEKMVEGNQRKLAERIEETNRRNDELGKLLDLQRQTLHQVSGLSKDEATRRLLEQLDAELQHESGALIMKHERHMAEVCEEKSRDIMITALQRYAAAHTAETTTSTVDIPNDDMKGRIIGREGRNIRAFEKATGVDVIIDDTPGVVIVSGFDMVRREVARISLSKLIADGRIHPTRIEEIVAETQTELEKHLQQLGEEAAQEADVPGLHPKIIHLLGRLRFRTSYSQNVLRHSIEVAFLTGMMAEEIGLDGKLARRCGLLHDIGKAADHEAEGGHPKIGADILKRHNERPEVVHAALGHHDDLRIDNPYTVLVAAADACSASRPGARRESLERYIKRMEELETIACGFPGVDHAFAIQAGRELRVLASAKDTTDASAAKICHDIAKAFEEQLTYPGEIKVTVLRESRFTEIAR; from the coding sequence GACATCGAAACACGGCGCAAAGAAGCTGAGCTGGCCGCCAAAGAGCTGGCCATTCAGGTCAAGGCCGAGGGGGAAAAAGAGCTGGGTGTCATTCGCCAGGAATTGCACGAGCGCGATCGCATGCTGGACAAGCGGCAAGACGCGCTCGAACAGCAGGGCGACCAGCTCCGCAAGCAGGAAAAAATGGTCGAGGGGAACCAGCGCAAGCTGGCTGAACGGATCGAGGAAACCAACCGCCGCAACGACGAGCTGGGCAAGCTGCTCGATCTGCAGCGGCAAACCCTGCACCAGGTCAGCGGCCTGTCCAAGGACGAAGCCACCCGCCGGCTGCTCGAGCAGCTCGATGCCGAGCTGCAGCACGAGTCGGGCGCCCTGATCATGAAGCACGAGCGGCACATGGCCGAGGTCTGCGAGGAGAAGTCGCGCGACATCATGATCACGGCTTTGCAGCGCTACGCCGCCGCCCACACGGCCGAGACCACGACCAGCACCGTCGACATCCCCAACGACGACATGAAAGGGCGGATCATTGGCCGCGAAGGCCGCAACATCCGCGCCTTCGAGAAAGCGACCGGCGTCGACGTCATCATCGACGACACGCCGGGCGTGGTCATCGTCAGTGGTTTCGACATGGTGCGCCGCGAAGTCGCTCGTATCTCGCTCAGCAAACTGATTGCCGATGGCCGCATCCATCCCACGCGGATCGAGGAGATCGTTGCCGAAACGCAGACCGAGCTCGAGAAGCACCTGCAACAGCTCGGCGAGGAAGCGGCGCAAGAAGCCGACGTGCCTGGGCTGCATCCCAAGATCATCCACCTCTTAGGCCGCCTGCGCTTCCGCACCAGCTACAGTCAGAACGTGCTGCGACACTCGATCGAGGTGGCGTTCCTCACCGGCATGATGGCCGAAGAGATCGGCCTCGACGGCAAGTTGGCACGGCGCTGCGGCCTGTTGCACGATATCGGCAAGGCGGCCGACCACGAAGCCGAAGGCGGGCATCCGAAGATCGGCGCGGATATTCTCAAACGGCATAATGAACGCCCCGAGGTGGTCCACGCGGCGCTGGGGCACCACGACGACTTGCGGATCGATAATCCTTACACCGTGCTCGTGGCCGCGGCCGACGCCTGCAGTGCCTCGCGTCCTGGCGCGCGTCGCGAGAGCTTGGAACGTTACATCAAGCGGATGGAAGAGTTGGAAACGATCGCCTGCGGCTTCCCCGGCGTCGATCATGCGTTTGCGATCCAGGCCGGGCGCGAGCTGCGCGTGCTGGCCAGTGCCAAGGACACGACCGACGCGTCGGCCGCCAAGATTTGCCACGACATCGCCAAGGCGTTCGAAGAGCAGTTGACCTACCCGGGCGAAATCAAGGTGACGGTGCTGCGTGAATCGCGCTTCACGGAGATTGCCCGCTAA
- a CDS encoding TIGR00282 family metallophosphoesterase: protein MRILLIGDVVGKPGRHIIVQALPGLIAREKLDLVIANGENAAGGSGITPAIYRELLRAGVDCITLGDHIYRRQEIAPLMEQETNIVKPANFPAEASGHELAVVKARNGVPVGVFSVLGRVFMRPVDCPFAASDRVLSNMPADVKVIVLDCHAEATSDKQLLGRYLDGRVSAVLGTHTHVATADEQILPGGTAFQCDVGMTGPYESILGRRIDRVLETTRTFLPSHFEVATGDPRLCGTIVDVDEATGRATAIRRLCVLGPEADALAQAAKGATSVPLSAG from the coding sequence TTGCGTATCTTGTTGATCGGCGACGTGGTCGGTAAGCCAGGGCGGCACATCATCGTGCAAGCTCTGCCGGGCTTGATCGCGCGCGAAAAGCTGGACCTGGTGATCGCCAACGGCGAAAACGCGGCGGGCGGATCCGGCATCACGCCGGCAATTTACCGCGAGCTGTTGCGCGCGGGCGTCGATTGCATCACGCTGGGTGATCACATCTACCGGCGGCAAGAGATCGCGCCGCTTATGGAGCAGGAGACGAACATCGTCAAGCCGGCGAACTTCCCGGCCGAGGCCTCGGGGCACGAACTGGCCGTCGTCAAAGCGCGCAACGGGGTTCCCGTGGGCGTATTCAGCGTGCTGGGGCGCGTGTTCATGCGGCCGGTAGATTGTCCTTTTGCCGCCTCCGACCGGGTGCTCTCGAATATGCCGGCCGATGTAAAAGTGATCGTGCTCGATTGTCACGCCGAGGCCACCAGCGACAAGCAGTTGCTCGGACGGTACCTGGACGGGCGCGTATCCGCCGTGTTGGGAACGCACACGCACGTGGCCACGGCCGACGAGCAGATTCTGCCTGGCGGCACGGCGTTTCAATGCGACGTGGGCATGACCGGCCCCTACGAAAGTATTCTGGGGCGGCGCATCGACCGGGTTCTGGAGACTACGCGGACGTTCTTGCCCAGCCATTTCGAGGTAGCCACCGGCGATCCGCGCCTGTGTGGTACGATCGTCGACGTCGACGAAGCGACCGGTCGCGCCACGGCGATCCGCCGACTGTGTGTCCTGGGGCCCGAAGCCGACGCCCTTGCGCAGGCGGCCAAGGGTGCGACGTCGGTGCCCTTGTCCGCGGGGTGA